Within Homo sapiens chromosome 2, GRCh38.p14 Primary Assembly, the genomic segment TTCTCAGTACTGGAACTCGAGCTGGGGCGAAATCGGATCCACAGAGAGGGGTAGGAGGGTGAGTGATTAATGAGGaagattaagagattaaaacTTGTtctgggttggggaggggacaCTCACTCGGCTGTCCTATAGGTTACCCCCCACCCCAGCTTGGAAGCACAGAAGCTCCTGGGTGCTCGCCTCTTCCCACCCGCGGGTAGAACCCTCCCTGTTCACGATCCTTCTCAAGAGATGCACGGAGGCCAGCCTTCACCGCTGGCCCCGCGGGGCCAACGGTTTTCCTTTTCAGGCAGTCTCTTGTGTTTCCCACCTTCTCAGATTCCTTTGATTGTCCATTCAGACATTTCGGGGCCCTGCGCTCCCTCCCCTTGTAGAGATCCCCACATTCCAAATTCGCTGTCTTGGGAAGGCACCCCATTCCCGCTTAAGGATGCTTCCTCACACCTCCCCTTTCAGATTTCCCATTCTCACCCCTCAGCCCTACCCCCACCTTATCTTGCACCCACACACCCCATCGGCGGGTTCCTCCACCCCGGGCCGCCCCCGCTCGACCCCGTTCCCCACTGGTGGCACGGAGGCCTGCTCAATAAACGACCTTTAGTCTCGGATTGCCGGCCCGGACATTCCACTGAATTCTGTGAATGTGTAGCAGGGTTGGAGGACCCTCGGAATAACCCCCTTGGGGAGGTGGACAAGGACAATCTCAGCGAAGAGCttgctcccctcctccccacccttaGGAAACGTCCGTGAACCGGAGTGAGAGGGCAGTGGGAGTTCAGGGAGCAAAGTCCAGGCGGAGGAGCGTGAGGCGGGGCTTCCGTCCGTCCCGCACACTTCTGGgattgttttctctttcagaaaGCGCTACTGCGGAGTGAACCGGTCCTTATATCTTAGTTTCGTGACTTTGGGGGCGGCAGGCCTGTGAGTTGTTTTCCGCCCTGGACGCTGTTTTGCAAAGATCTCTGCGCGCCCACCGCCACCCTCCCGGGCGTGCGGGCCGGGAAGCAGCCAGCGGTGGGAAACTCCGACGCCCTCCTCGACACTTTTCTCCCCCCAACTCCCCAAGACTCACTTCTAGGGAAGTCCTTTTTCCCATCAAGCCCTGGGAAAGACTGGCCAGGCTGAGAGAGGGACCCGTCCTCCTCTGTGCCAAAGGCGGGAGCAAATCCTGGTGCTGTCGCCTTTGGATGTGAGTCCTGGAAATGGCGGGGGTGAGGAAGGTGGGCAGGGGCAAGGTTTGGCCCTCAGGCGAGAACCGACGCCTTGTCCCGGAAGCGCAGCACGGCCGAGTGCGTCCGGGGGTGCAGACGGCGCCCTGGGGTGGTCCTGCCGCCACCTCTCCTTTGACTCAGGAGCGCCGCGCCGCGTCCGGGCGCGTTCTCAGTCGCGCGAAGCCAGAGAGGACCCTGGGCGTGATTCTCCCTCCCTGGCACAGACGGAGACCCGAGTGACCCCGGGGTCCGGGTGGGCGTGGGGAATGGACCCATAGACCCGGGACGAGCGGCGCGGAGCCCGCAGCTGGCCAGCTTCAGCCACCTTGGGAGACGCAGTGCAGCTGCCGCTGCTGACAGACAAGACCAAGGCTcggctgggccccaccccagatccGGCCTGAGCGCCTTCCGCGCTGCTCGGCCTCAAGGCGTGAGTCACCAAGGGCAAGTCCCGTGACTTGGTCCTCAGGGTCTCCGGCCTCGGCACATTAATCTTCAGACCCGGCTTTTTCGACGCCGAGCTGCCGCCCAGCCCCAATGGCAGGGCCTTCCAGGGAGTCCCAGTCAGACTGCTCCCCAGCTCCCGCAGCTGCTCGGTCCCTGCAAAGCCCCCGGGAGCGTTTCTACTCTCCCCTGAGCCCACGCCATCCCGTCACTCCTAGGAAACTTTTCGCGCAGAAACTCCTGGAGAACAGCCCCGGCCGCCAGGTACTCGCCCGCCCGGACCGCAAAGCCCACAGAGCTTCAATTCGCAGGAAGGGGAGTGGGGAGCCCTGAGCTGGGGTGTTCCTGGAAGAGGTCGGGGAGCGGGGGGAGAGGCATTCCAGGCTGGAGGCCTGGAAACGTTTGGAAGCTTTGCTAACCTTGGAGACCATGTCAGGAAAGAAGCGTACCCAGGCCGTCTGCTGTGTGCCCACCCCGATCCCCATCAGTGCCCCACGCACTCGAGCTCTTCTTCGGCGTCTGCAGCCTCTTCATCCGCGCGGAGAGGCGGAGGTCTCCCGGAAACAGTGTCCGACTGTGGCACCCCAGAGCGTCCAATGCGAGCTCAGGCCTTTCCCGCAAGTCTGGAGTTTTCTTATCCAGTTGAGGCCGCCTTCGCTGTACTCActctctgcctcccaccccaTCTTCTGCCACCCGACCTCCATCTTTGATGGTTAGCGCCTTCAGCCCTCAACAGCTTCGCACAACCAACCCCTAGAAGCCGTGGAGTCAGACCGGCCAGGGTGGGACCTAGGTTTTAACTCGGGTTCTGGCTACACACGCTGCGCCTCCATACAGTTTGTCCCAGGTTTGGCAGCAGGCCGGCTACCTTCAGGAATTCTTTGCTTTGGCTTCTGTCTGTTCCTGTCTGTTGGGCAAGTTTCTAGCTACCCCACTGAGAGAACCATAGAACAAGGACCCTGGCATGGCATACAGACAAGgaatgtttgctgaattaatgGAGCTGGTGCCTTGCAGCTTCCCTTTTGTTCCTTGAAGTTGCCCTTGCTCTCCTCCACATCAGCTCCCTCTCCTCCTCAGCTACTTATTCCCCACCCTGGCTTCTTCTAGTCGCAGTCCCCAAGTACTTGCTGAATCCTGTATGGACAGCCTAAGCCTCCATTTCTGACAATTCCTGTGGCCCCACTCCATTTGTTTTTTAGACTTCTCCCTCCTTTTTGTCCCCATCCCCCAAGTTATAAAACTATAATGCAattctttggatttttctttaaaaaatcacactTGTTCAATCCTGCAGCAGCCACTGTCCAACTCTAGCCTTCTCACCACCGCTGAATTAGGAAACCTCCTAAGAGGCCCGCACCCGCACTGTATGCTGCAGCATACAAAGACAGCTGAGAGCTCCCCTCCAGGAAACCTTCCCATCACCAAAAAGAGTGGTGTGGGAGGCCTGGTTTCACACATATAGGGATCCTCTACCCTTCTCCTTTGGCAAGACATTGAGGGCCCATGGCCATAGAGGACAGGCCCTTCTTCACAATGAAACTCAGAGGATTTTTGAAGAAGGCAGGACACAGCATGAGTGTGAGGCAGGAAGAATAAGGCAGAAGAGaggtgctttttaaaagtttttatttcaaaaaataaagctgCAGTTCATTTCACATAAATatctggggagggaaggggagtgggatggggtgggggcttGGCCCCTACCTCCTCTTCTCTTTCACACTGTATTGTAAAAGCAAAGGGGATGGCTaaggagagaatgaggaagtAGTAGTCAGTGGGGAATGTTCTTATATTATTCAAAGGGCCCCTCAGCCCACCCTTCCCCTGAGGACTGTAGGATGGTTGGGGGGAGTCTGAAGGGGGTGTGATCCCAGGGAGGGTGGCCTGGCTTACCTTGCCGAACCAGCGGGAGAGCCATATCTGCTTCATTGTCATGTGATCAGGGAGAACTTCATTGTCAAAAAGGAGCTGCACCTAGGAGGGAGATGGGGGCATAATTTTAGGAACTTTCTGGCAGGTCAAAAACTACCCTGGTCCACCCTAGACTCTGTCCCTCCTTTCTTAGCCCCTTCTCCCCCTCAAGAAACCTACTGTGGGACTACTCACATGCTGAGGGTTTAGCATCAAGCGGTGACACAGGACCCTCCGGAGATGGCGTACCTCAGCTCTAACAGAACATCGGACATACTTGTtctgggagcagggaggggagggaagagggcaaGGTGTGTGAGGGAAGGACCATGGGAGGTGAGTCTCCTTAGAGAGGCCCTCCCCTCAGCCCTTCTCACCTGCAGGACGCTTTTATTCTTGTCTTTGCCAGAACTGGGGGGAAATAGACACAGGTTAGGGAATCCtatctttcctcctcttccccacccaGAGCCATGATATACTCTCTTCAAGGGGATAGGCACTCACTCACTGCTCAGCCTCTCCCCTAGACCCTCCCTGGCTCTGGGTCATTGGCACTGTCACCTCCTGCAACCCCTGACCTTCTCCTCACCTCAGCCGCTCCAGGCACAGGTTCAACTGCTCATCATAGCGATAGTAGTGGGCTTTAGAGTGGTCAAAGCTGCTGAAGGGGAGGCCGAGGTTGCTCAGTGCTGGCTCTGAGAAAGATAGGGTAGTGAGGTGGCTGGTGGCACACATTCCATACTCCTCTTTCCCCAGAGAGCAAAACTGGGCAAGAAGAATGCTCTGGGGTCTTTACTGTCCCGCGGCCAAGGACATACCTTCCCCAGTGGGCTGGGTGACCCGGTCCAAACCTCGGGACTGGTAGAATTCCCGAATCCGTTTCTCTTCACCTAGAAGAAGGTGAAGTATGAGAATAAAGTATTAGCCCttcggggccgggcgcggtggctcacgcctgtaatcccagcactttgggaggcagaggtgggcagatcatgaagtcaggagattgaggccatcctggctaacatggtgaaaccccgtctctactaaaaaatataaaaaattagctgggcatggtggtgggcgcctgtagtcccagctactcaggaggctgaggcaggagaatggcatgaatccaggaggtggagcttgcagtgagctgagattgcgccactgcactccagcctgggcaagactccgtctcaaaaaaagaaaaaaaagaataaagtattagCCCTTCCTCACTTTTTGTCCTTCCCTCATCTTTGGCCTTCTGCCTACGTGAGTCCTACCAAACCCGTCACCTCAAGCTGCCACTCAGCAATTAGTCCTCAAGAGGCCCCTCAAAGTCAGGTTGGTGACTCACTGTCTTGCAAGCCAGGCACCAGCTTATACACGATGTCCTGCATGACCCGGTCCAGTTTGAGGTTGAGCAGTGGCTGTGTCTCGTGGATCTTAATGTTGCACATGGGGCAGTACTTGCTAGTTTGGAGGTACTTCACAATACAACTCTTGCAGactgcaggaaaagaaaagcagattctcaggcccTCTGGAAACTGGATTCATGGGCTGGGTGGGGTGCCTGGATGCGTGAGGCAGGCCGCACAGAAGCTGGCAGTCAGCTTGGTGAAGACTAGGGACT encodes:
- the PCGF1 gene encoding polycomb group RING finger protein 1, which codes for MASPQGGQIAIAMRLRNQLQSVYKMDPLRNEEEVRVKIKDLNEHIVCCLCAGYFVDATTITECLHTFCKSCIVKYLQTSKYCPMCNIKIHETQPLLNLKLDRVMQDIVYKLVPGLQDSEEKRIREFYQSRGLDRVTQPTGEEPALSNLGLPFSSFDHSKAHYYRYDEQLNLCLERLSSGKDKNKSVLQNKYVRCSVRAEVRHLRRVLCHRLMLNPQHVQLLFDNEVLPDHMTMKQIWLSRWFGKPSPLLLQYSVKEKRR